Proteins encoded by one window of uncultured Draconibacterium sp.:
- a CDS encoding DMT family transporter, giving the protein MQNHTKGIIYAAITAFFWGFLAIALKVAVRKVDPVTVVWIRFVVAFIILAIWQAYKTPQSFKILIKPPLLLILAALALSWNYMGYMLGIHHTTPSNAQLFIQTGPLILAVAGFLIFKEKLLRNQIIGFSIAIFGFSFFYRDQLQAFFETAGTYQLGILLTISGAIAWSVYAILQKKLVRTYSVDSLNLMLFGLPALLYIPFIQFRPLLELSWSWWLLLLFLGANTFIAYTCIGKALKYTEANKVSIIIILNPMITFITMGILTKLNVSWVEHERFSMITIIGATLVFTGAILVARKNKSN; this is encoded by the coding sequence ATGCAAAACCACACAAAAGGAATCATTTACGCAGCTATTACAGCTTTCTTTTGGGGCTTTTTAGCCATCGCCTTAAAAGTTGCCGTGCGTAAAGTCGATCCGGTTACCGTGGTTTGGATTCGTTTTGTGGTTGCTTTTATTATCCTGGCTATCTGGCAGGCCTATAAAACACCACAATCATTCAAAATACTTATAAAACCTCCTTTGCTGTTAATACTGGCAGCACTGGCCCTTTCATGGAATTATATGGGTTACATGTTGGGTATCCATCACACCACGCCAAGCAATGCACAGCTATTCATCCAAACCGGACCACTTATTTTAGCTGTAGCCGGCTTTCTTATCTTTAAAGAAAAACTACTCCGAAACCAGATCATTGGTTTTTCAATTGCCATATTTGGATTTTCGTTTTTCTATCGCGACCAGTTACAGGCGTTTTTCGAAACTGCCGGTACTTATCAACTCGGAATTCTCTTAACAATCTCAGGAGCAATTGCGTGGTCGGTTTATGCCATTTTGCAAAAGAAACTGGTTCGTACATATTCGGTAGACAGTTTAAACCTAATGTTATTCGGATTACCGGCTCTATTATACATTCCATTTATTCAATTTCGTCCCTTACTTGAATTATCATGGAGCTGGTGGTTGCTTCTGCTGTTTTTGGGCGCCAACACATTTATTGCATATACCTGTATCGGAAAAGCACTCAAATACACCGAGGCCAACAAAGTAAGTATCATCATAATTCTTAACCCGATGATTACTTTTATTACAATGGGAATCCTAACCAAACTTAATGTTTCGTGGGTAGAACACGAGCGTTTTTCAATGATTACAATCATTGGTGCTACTCTCGTTTTTA